In Deinococcus roseus, one DNA window encodes the following:
- a CDS encoding ATP-dependent metallopeptidase FtsH/Yme1/Tma family protein: MNLRGLNYWWVFLVVAILAIMISVAVRNTPSTAVSIGEFQKQLQSQQVQSVTLVPEGATTEAQATLKDGKTLITVRTLNNDPLLSTSSLQKYGVNINIQPISNFNWWNLILPLTSVGVFILLILWMNRSVRANSDAGVTQFSKSRAHVLTEGSIKLTFSDVAGCEEAKYELQEVVEFLRNPERFHALGARIPHGILLVGPPGSGKTLLAKAVAGEARVPFFSISGSDFVEMFVGVGAARVRDLFEQAKKAAPCIVF; this comes from the coding sequence ATGAACCTCAGGGGACTCAATTATTGGTGGGTGTTTCTGGTGGTGGCCATCCTGGCCATCATGATCAGCGTGGCGGTCCGCAACACCCCGAGCACCGCAGTCAGCATCGGCGAATTCCAGAAGCAACTGCAAAGCCAGCAGGTTCAGTCGGTGACCCTGGTTCCAGAAGGTGCCACCACTGAGGCGCAGGCCACCCTCAAAGATGGCAAGACCCTGATCACTGTTCGCACCCTGAACAACGATCCCCTGCTCAGCACCAGCTCCCTGCAGAAATACGGGGTCAACATCAACATCCAGCCCATCAGCAACTTCAACTGGTGGAATTTGATCCTGCCCCTGACTTCCGTGGGTGTGTTCATTCTGCTGATCCTCTGGATGAACCGCAGCGTGCGGGCCAACTCGGACGCGGGCGTGACCCAGTTCAGCAAATCGAGAGCGCATGTCTTAACCGAAGGCTCAATCAAACTGACCTTCAGTGACGTCGCAGGCTGCGAAGAAGCCAAATACGAACTCCAGGAAGTCGTTGAGTTTTTAAGGAACCCTGAGCGCTTCCACGCCCTCGGAGCACGCATCCCCCACGGCATTTTGTTGGTCGGCCCTCCCGGAAGCGGCAAGACGTTGCTCGCCAAAGCCGTCGCAGGTGAAGCCCGCGTCCCCTTCTTCAGCATCAGCGGCTCAGACTTCGTCGAAATGTTCGTCGGCGTCGGTGCCGCCCGTGTTCGCGACCTCTTCGAGCAGGCCAAGAAAGCCGCCCCCTGCATCGTCTTCA
- the dnaK gene encoding molecular chaperone DnaK: MPRAVGIDLGTTNSVISVMEGGKPEVIVNAEGARTTPSVVAYKGEDRLVGQIAKRQAALNPHATLFEVKRFIGRRWDEVKEEAKRSPFKVKEGPGGSVRIEVNGKDLAPEQVSAEVLRKLVDDASAKVGTKIKDVVITVPAYFDNSQREATRQAGEIAGLNVLRVINEPTAAALAYGLEKKGNETVLVFDLGGGTFDVTILELGDGVFEVKSTHGDTHLGGADFDHAIVNWLVAEFKKEHSFDLTKDPQALQRLIESAEKAKIELSSATETTLSLPFITFDPETRTPLHLERTLSRGKFEELTADLLRRVKDPVTKALNDAKLSASDINEVILVGGSTRIPAVKRIVRDLMGKEPNESVNPDEAVALGAAVQAGIITGDSALGDIVLVDVTPLTLGVEVKGGMIAPLITRNTTVPAKKTEIFTTAENNQPGVEINVLQGERPMAADNKSLGRFKLEGIPPMRAGQAQIEVTFDIDANGILHVTAKEKSSGKESSIRIENTTTLDKGEVDRMVREAEQNANADKQRKERTEKKNTLDSVRIQVLGAIEDNAGAPQDLKDKARGIAEEAEQAIRDDADNSKLDDIKSRLEAVHQELHAAGQGAQGQDAQGAQQGAQKPDEDVIDADFKPAD; the protein is encoded by the coding sequence ATGCCTAGAGCAGTAGGAATCGACCTGGGAACCACCAACTCTGTCATCTCCGTCATGGAAGGTGGCAAACCCGAAGTCATCGTCAACGCAGAAGGCGCACGCACCACCCCCTCTGTGGTGGCCTACAAAGGCGAAGACCGTCTGGTCGGCCAGATTGCCAAACGCCAGGCTGCCCTCAACCCCCACGCCACCCTCTTTGAAGTCAAACGCTTCATTGGTCGCCGCTGGGACGAAGTCAAAGAAGAAGCCAAACGCAGCCCCTTCAAGGTCAAAGAAGGCCCCGGCGGCTCCGTCAGAATTGAAGTGAACGGCAAAGACCTCGCCCCCGAGCAGGTCTCTGCAGAAGTGCTGCGCAAACTGGTGGACGATGCCAGCGCCAAAGTCGGCACCAAAATCAAAGACGTGGTCATCACCGTGCCCGCCTACTTTGACAACAGCCAGCGTGAAGCCACCCGCCAGGCCGGAGAAATCGCTGGTCTGAACGTGCTGCGCGTGATCAACGAGCCCACCGCCGCTGCCCTGGCCTACGGTCTGGAGAAAAAAGGCAACGAAACCGTGCTGGTCTTCGACCTTGGGGGCGGAACCTTCGACGTGACCATCCTGGAACTCGGTGATGGCGTCTTCGAAGTGAAATCCACCCACGGAGACACCCACCTGGGCGGTGCTGACTTTGACCACGCCATTGTGAACTGGCTGGTGGCCGAATTCAAAAAAGAGCACAGCTTCGACCTCACCAAAGACCCCCAGGCCCTGCAGCGCCTGATCGAAAGCGCTGAAAAAGCCAAGATCGAGCTGTCCAGCGCCACCGAAACCACCCTGTCTTTGCCCTTCATCACCTTTGACCCCGAGACCCGCACTCCCCTGCACCTTGAGCGCACCCTGTCCCGTGGCAAGTTTGAAGAACTGACCGCTGACCTGCTGCGCCGCGTCAAAGACCCTGTGACCAAGGCCCTCAATGACGCCAAGCTGAGCGCCAGCGACATCAACGAAGTGATTCTGGTTGGGGGTTCCACCCGCATCCCCGCCGTGAAGCGCATCGTGCGTGACCTGATGGGCAAAGAGCCCAACGAGAGCGTCAACCCTGACGAGGCCGTTGCTCTGGGTGCTGCCGTTCAGGCCGGGATCATCACCGGTGACTCTGCCCTCGGCGACATCGTGCTGGTGGACGTGACCCCCCTCACCCTGGGTGTGGAAGTCAAAGGTGGCATGATTGCCCCCCTGATCACCCGCAACACCACCGTGCCCGCCAAGAAAACCGAAATCTTCACCACCGCTGAAAACAACCAGCCTGGTGTGGAAATCAACGTGCTGCAAGGTGAGCGCCCCATGGCTGCCGACAACAAATCCCTGGGCCGCTTCAAACTGGAAGGCATTCCTCCCATGCGTGCCGGACAGGCCCAGATCGAAGTGACCTTCGACATCGACGCCAACGGCATCCTGCACGTGACCGCAAAAGAGAAATCCAGCGGCAAAGAATCCAGCATCCGCATCGAGAACACCACCACCCTGGACAAAGGCGAAGTGGACCGCATGGTGCGCGAAGCCGAACAGAACGCCAACGCCGACAAGCAGCGCAAAGAGCGCACCGAGAAGAAAAACACCCTGGACAGCGTGCGCATCCAGGTGCTCGGGGCCATCGAAGACAACGCTGGCGCTCCCCAGGACCTCAAAGACAAAGCCAGAGGCATTGCCGAGGAAGCTGAACAGGCCATCCGGGATGATGCTGACAACAGCAAACTGGACGACATCAAATCCCGTCTGGAAGCCGTCCATCAGGAACTCCATGCCGCCGGACAGGGCGCACAGGGTCAGGATGCCCAGGGTGCACAGCAAGGTGCCCAGAAGCCCGACGAAGACGTGATCGACGCCGACTTCAAACCCGCAGACTGA
- a CDS encoding nucleotide exchange factor GrpE — MSEENLKDQHLTEDQVDEENTEEDTSGFDPEGFDPNMMAGVQEMMAKLQRADELEKEIGDLKGKYARLLADFENYRRRTNQDVLDAQSAGVGKAAEALFPIHDDLDRALQAAQQNPESVLGGIQGVYNNLIRAFEKLGLEQTGKEGEQFDPNFHEALTVVPGEQDDVIVQVYQSGFRIGSKLIRPARVVVSKK; from the coding sequence ATGAGCGAAGAAAACCTGAAAGACCAGCACCTGACCGAAGACCAGGTGGATGAAGAAAACACCGAAGAGGACACCAGCGGCTTTGATCCCGAGGGCTTTGACCCCAACATGATGGCTGGTGTGCAGGAAATGATGGCCAAACTCCAGCGCGCAGATGAACTCGAAAAAGAAATAGGTGATCTGAAAGGCAAATACGCCCGCCTGCTCGCCGACTTCGAGAACTACCGCCGCCGCACCAACCAGGATGTGCTGGACGCCCAGAGCGCAGGAGTGGGCAAGGCTGCTGAAGCCCTCTTTCCCATCCACGACGATCTGGACCGTGCCCTGCAAGCTGCCCAGCAGAACCCCGAGAGTGTTCTGGGAGGCATCCAGGGTGTGTACAACAACCTGATCCGCGCCTTCGAGAAACTGGGTCTGGAGCAGACCGGGAAAGAAGGGGAGCAGTTTGACCCCAACTTTCACGAAGCCCTGACCGTGGTCCCTGGCGAACAGGACGATGTGATCGTGCAGGTGTACCAGAGCGGCTTCCGCATTGGCAGCAAACTGATCCGTCCAGCCCGTGTGGTGGTCAGCAAGAAGTAA
- a CDS encoding DnaJ C-terminal domain-containing protein translates to MMAYKDYYDILGVSKSASEDDIKSAYRKLAKKYHPDKNKDDPSAADRFKEIGEAYAVLSDAEKKKYYDQFGSTGQVPPGGYPGGGFNPQDFQGGGAAGFDPSQFSDFFQQLFGMGGARGRGPSPFGDMFGSGFQGQPQAQNLQASLNITFQEAYSGGPKTIQVDGKRLEINIPPYTRHHQKLRLRGQAPGGGDIILRLDVNPDSTFTLDENDVRVSVAVPVTVAVLGGKWKVPTLKGNVELTIPAGTSSGKTLRLRGLGWKHKEYTGDQLVTVQIQVPRTLTDQERELYQQLDDLRMQ, encoded by the coding sequence ATGATGGCATATAAGGACTACTACGACATCCTGGGGGTGAGCAAATCCGCCTCCGAAGATGACATCAAATCGGCGTACCGCAAGCTGGCCAAAAAATACCATCCAGACAAAAACAAGGATGATCCCAGCGCTGCAGACAGATTCAAGGAGATTGGAGAAGCCTACGCGGTCCTCTCCGATGCCGAGAAGAAAAAATATTATGACCAGTTCGGCTCCACCGGGCAGGTTCCCCCAGGAGGCTATCCCGGAGGCGGCTTCAATCCTCAGGATTTCCAGGGCGGCGGAGCGGCAGGTTTTGACCCCAGCCAGTTCAGCGACTTCTTCCAGCAACTGTTTGGAATGGGTGGGGCCAGAGGAAGAGGACCCTCTCCTTTTGGGGACATGTTTGGCAGCGGGTTCCAGGGCCAACCCCAGGCCCAGAACCTGCAGGCCAGCCTGAACATCACCTTTCAGGAAGCCTACTCTGGCGGACCCAAAACCATTCAGGTGGATGGGAAGCGTCTGGAAATCAACATTCCGCCTTATACCAGGCACCACCAGAAACTGCGCCTGAGGGGGCAAGCACCCGGAGGCGGGGACATCATCCTGCGTCTGGATGTCAACCCCGATTCCACCTTCACCCTGGACGAAAACGACGTGCGGGTCTCTGTGGCCGTTCCAGTGACCGTGGCTGTTCTGGGCGGTAAGTGGAAAGTCCCAACCCTGAAAGGCAACGTGGAACTGACCATCCCTGCAGGCACCAGCAGCGGCAAAACCCTGCGCCTGCGCGGTCTGGGCTGGAAGCACAAGGAGTACACCGGAGACCAGCTGGTCACAGTGCAGATCCAGGTGCCCAGAACCCTGACGGATCAGGAACGGGAATTGTACCAGCAGCTGGATGATTTGCGCATGCAGTAA
- a CDS encoding alpha/beta hydrolase family protein, with product MMRAGLIFLSLSLLATAQAGKFNPVGAGALMRLPHTEGDAYLWVPHSCKHKACSLMVVSHSRGNTSEATLQKPHLMQFFKTFVDDGIAVLISNDAGPNTWGNEKALLYLKSIWEEARSSFHFNGKTFALGYSMGGLPASLSVQKTLYPVSALVLIDARVDMLAAYQGSDASRVQEIQVAYQHDPAATENPLLHDPMTEAFAGSVPLMVIGSKDDRTVPFADNGEKFFLLHGKNPNSVMLQLPGGHLHMNRWDPDTARDILGFLKHLKPGVEKPMEANKQ from the coding sequence TTGATGAGGGCTGGCCTGATTTTCCTTTCGCTTTCTTTGCTGGCAACGGCCCAGGCGGGCAAATTCAATCCGGTGGGGGCGGGTGCCCTGATGCGGCTTCCCCACACCGAGGGGGATGCCTACCTGTGGGTGCCGCACAGTTGCAAACACAAAGCCTGCAGCCTGATGGTGGTGTCCCATTCCAGGGGCAACACCTCCGAGGCGACCCTGCAGAAACCGCACCTGATGCAGTTCTTCAAGACTTTTGTGGACGATGGCATTGCGGTTTTGATCAGCAATGACGCTGGACCCAACACCTGGGGCAACGAGAAGGCCCTGCTGTACCTGAAAAGCATCTGGGAGGAAGCCCGCAGCAGCTTCCATTTCAATGGGAAGACTTTCGCTCTGGGTTACAGCATGGGTGGATTGCCTGCCAGTTTGAGTGTGCAAAAAACCCTCTATCCGGTCAGTGCCCTGGTTTTGATCGATGCCCGTGTGGACATGCTGGCCGCTTACCAGGGCTCAGATGCCAGTCGGGTGCAGGAAATCCAGGTGGCTTACCAGCACGATCCGGCTGCAACTGAAAATCCCCTGCTGCACGACCCCATGACCGAAGCTTTTGCAGGAAGTGTGCCCCTGATGGTGATTGGCAGCAAAGACGACCGCACGGTGCCCTTTGCAGACAATGGAGAGAAGTTCTTTTTGCTGCACGGGAAAAACCCCAACAGCGTGATGCTGCAACTGCCCGGAGGCCACCTGCACATGAACCGCTGGGACCCGGACACCGCCAGGGACATTCTGGGGTTTCTGAAGCACCTGAAGCCTGGGGTGGAGAAGCCAATGGAAGCGAACAAGCAGTAA